A window from Gopherus flavomarginatus isolate rGopFla2 chromosome 4, rGopFla2.mat.asm, whole genome shotgun sequence encodes these proteins:
- the FAM89A gene encoding protein FAM89A, with product MSGPESGSGSELPPLPKSLSGLLNSSSGGGGRWRDLERLYAQKSRIQDELSRGRASSGGRGSPRPPNLDAALALLRKEMVGLRQLDMSLLCQLYSLYESIQEYKGACQAVSSADCTYALENGFFDEEEEYF from the exons atgagcGGGCCGGAGAGTGGCAGCGGATCAGAGCTGCCGCCGCTGCCCAAGAGCCTGAGCGGGCTGCTGAACTCCTCCTCGGGCGGCGGCGGGCGCTGGCGGGACCTGGAGCGGCTCTACGCGCAGAAATCCCGCATCCAGGACGAGCTGAGCCGGGGGCGGGCGAGCAGCGGCGGCCGAGGCTCCCCCCGGCCGCCCAACCTGGACGCGGCGCTGGCCCTGCTCCGCAAAGAGATG GTTGGCCTTCGGCAGCTGGATATGTCATTGCTATGTCAACTGTACTCCCTTTATGAATCAATACAAGAATACAAAGGGGCGTGCCAAGCTGTATCTAGTGCAGACTGCACATATGCTttggaaaatggcttttttgaTGAAGAGGAGGAATATTTCTAG